The DNA segment TCCGTTAAATGTCACTCAATTCGCCGTTATCACTCCAGATATTGTGGACGCCATTTCCAGAAACAAGAAAAACATCTATGCCTCGATAATGGCGCCTGTCTTTGAGTATTACTACGAATTTTATAAAAAAACTGTACCAGGTATTCCAGGTGCGCCTATTCACGATCTTCTTACTATCATACTTATTAAAAATCCTGCCATTGTTGATTACATATACTATGATGCAAATGTGGTTGAGGGTCTAGAAGCAAGGGGGATGTCCTATATTGACCTTCGACCAACAAGTAAAACGGGAAAAACGAGTATTGCCTTCAAACTTCATTATGAAGCATTTATAGAAGAATTTAATAAGGTTATGTTGCCGTAATGATTGGGTTTTTGATAATCCATTTTAATAAATGACCTCTTATTTTTATTTGGGGTTTGCTGCGAGTGTAAACAAGTTTCATGCTGATTATGCTATTAAAGCGATCGGCCTGGAATCCAATAATTATTTGAATAGGATTACTGAAGAAAAAGTATGGCGGCAATTAACGAACTGAGAACATCTATTAATTATTAGACATCATTAAAAAAAGCAGGTGTTCCTTCAATGAAATTCATTGGAGGGACACCTGCTTTTTTCTCTTGAAATTGGACGATTATTTTTTAATGGGAAATGGCTTTTTTAAAAACTCCCCTAAAATTCTCCTTATCTTCTAAGGTGAATGGCTTTGGACCCTTTGTACGCTTTCCGCTTTTTCGAGCCATTGCACTCAAATAACGTGTTTGTAATAGTTGGTCAATGTTTTCCTGTGTATAGCTAAAGCCTTTATGGTGAAGAACGGTACAACCTTTTGCTAAACCTAGCGAAGCAAGGCCATAATCTTGGGTAATAATGATGTCTCCCATTTTTGCTAATTTCATAATCCGATAATCTGCAGCCTCTGGATCAGAATCAACATAAATGGTTTCCACTCCTGATTGTGGTTCCTCATTAGAATAATGAGAAAAACTAGTAACGAGGATAACAGGAATATCCTCATTTGTACCTTCAGAAATAATAATATCTTTTACCGGACAAGCATCTGCATCAACATAAATTTTCATCTTTATCTCTCCGTAAATAAGTTCGAATTGATAGTGATCATACTGGCAGGTCAGACCTTTGTCAAGCGATGAAGGAGCTTACCATTTACGAAGGATCTCTGGTAGAAGGAGCATAACCGTGATCACAGGTTAAACAAATAGGCAACAGCAGAAAGGTTTTCCACCTATATTTTTCCCCTATTTAGAGAAGAATAAACAGAGAAGGAGGGACGACCATTGGCAGATTTTGAGCAAATTTATAACAAATATAAGCAAGACGGAGAACAACAGGCGTCTCAAGAAAGTCAGAACGCTATTGATGATGGGCGAGAAGAGATTGTAGCGGTACGAAAAAACGAAGATGACGACATCATTGCGGTTCAAACGAGTAAAGGGCGGGAGCTTGATTATGTCTCCGCTTTAGAAGAAGCGAAGCAAGGTCACCTGGCCCATGTGGATGTTTTTCATAAATACGGGCGCGATATTTTGCGAAGCGAGCCGGATGGTATCAAGAGCAACAACCTTGACAATTTACCAACATTTTAAGTGAAGAATCCGCCGTCCGTACACGGTGGTTTATTTTCTATATAAAAACCCCTTTTTAAGTAAACCATATCAGATGAAGGAGGCGATGAAATGGTCAGGAATAAAATATTAGTTCCGCAAGCCCGAAAAGATTTAGATCTGTTAAAAGCACGGGTTATGAAAGGAAAAGGCTATGATACCAACATGACAAACCCGGATGACGTAAAATACGAGGTGGCAAAGGAACAAGGAATTCCATTGAAAAAAGGATATAACGGTCAAATCACCTCAGAACAAGCTGGAAAAGTTGGAGGGCCCATTGGCGGAAACATGGTTAAGGAAATGGTCAAAATGGCTCAAGAAAAAATGACGAAAAAATAAATGAGATCCGCTGGTTTGAATGGGCATAACCAGCGGGACCTCATTGTTAATGTTCCTGATTTCGATTCTTTCTTTTAACGTCCTCTATGTCAGTATCACTATAGGTTTCAGTACCATGTCCCTTTGTGGTTTTAGCCATAAATTCTTTGGCTTCATTGTAAGACATGCCGGAGTGCTCATTTTTTCTTTTTACCTTATCGATATTTGTGCCTGCTGCGGTAAGATTATCGTTTTCCTTCATAAAAAGCACCTCCTTTTTTGTCCTTCTTACCTTTTCCCGTTTAGGGGAAGTTACACAGGAAACTTGAAGATATAACCTTTAAGAAGGATACAAATGGATAACCTAAGCTTATAAAGTTTTGGTAGGAGGGAGAAACATTGTCCGTTTTTTGTACTGCTCCCAACCCCTACCAACCTGAAAAGGAAAGGTGCTAAGGGTGTTAGTGGTGGTTTTGTGAAGAATGGTGATGAAGTTGTAGGAGGTGTTGGAAAGCGAACAGGAAATAATATACCTGAAGTAAAGTTTACAAAAGAACAACCTGCAAATAAACCTAAAAACGCGCCTAACCCAGAAAGGTGGCTTAACAAAGGTGGAACTATTAAAATTGATGAACAAGATACCTGGAGATATACTGACTGGGAGGGTAATTCTGTAAGCTATCCAGATGGCTACGCAGATTTTAAATCGTCTGGTATGGTGAAACAGGAGGTTCGTAAGTTTCAAAACTATGATAAAGATTTTGCTAAAGCAGATAAACTTGCTCCAAATGGACCAAAATCTGATAAAACACATGGCATCATCATGAGGATTTAACCACAATGCAGGAGGTTAATAAGGTGCAACACAGGAGATTCCGGCATAAGGGTGGGATGTCACTCGCTAGAAATTCAAAAGATAATGGGAGTGATTA comes from the Halobacillus shinanisalinarum genome and includes:
- a CDS encoding alpha/beta-type small acid-soluble spore protein, with product MVRNKILVPQARKDLDLLKARVMKGKGYDTNMTNPDDVKYEVAKEQGIPLKKGYNGQITSEQAGKVGGPIGGNMVKEMVKMAQEKMTKK
- a CDS encoding gamma-type small acid-soluble spore protein, which codes for MKENDNLTAAGTNIDKVKRKNEHSGMSYNEAKEFMAKTTKGHGTETYSDTDIEDVKRKNRNQEH
- a CDS encoding cytoplasmic protein produces the protein MKNGDEVVGGVGKRTGNNIPEVKFTKEQPANKPKNAPNPERWLNKGGTIKIDEQDTWRYTDWEGNSVSYPDGYADFKSSGMVKQEVRKFQNYDKDFAKADKLAPNGPKSDKTHGIIMRI
- a CDS encoding DUF3892 domain-containing protein yields the protein MADFEQIYNKYKQDGEQQASQESQNAIDDGREEIVAVRKNEDDDIIAVQTSKGRELDYVSALEEAKQGHLAHVDVFHKYGRDILRSEPDGIKSNNLDNLPTF
- a CDS encoding YaiI/YqxD family protein, producing MKIYVDADACPVKDIIISEGTNEDIPVILVTSFSHYSNEEPQSGVETIYVDSDPEAADYRIMKLAKMGDIIITQDYGLASLGLAKGCTVLHHKGFSYTQENIDQLLQTRYLSAMARKSGKRTKGPKPFTLEDKENFRGVFKKAISH